In the Alkaliphilus oremlandii OhILAs genome, one interval contains:
- the sucD gene encoding succinate--CoA ligase subunit alpha: protein MSIWINKDTRVIVQGITGKTALYHTKQMIEYGTKIVAGVTPGKEGSTIENVPVFDTVQKAVRETGANVSVIYVPAKSAADAILEAVDAELEMVICITEHIPIKDMIFVKKHLEGKKTRLIGPNCPGIITPEECKIGIMPGYIHKKGRIGVVSRSGTLTYEAVHQLSERGIGQSTAVGIGGDPVNGTDFIDVLMEFNEDSETDAVIMIGEIGGNAEEKAALWIKENMKKPVVGFISGKTAPAGKRMGHAGAIISEGKGTADEKIRVMESCGIHMAQNPTDIGATMVKVLKDNDLWCAAYTI, encoded by the coding sequence ATGAGTATATGGATTAATAAAGATACGAGGGTAATAGTGCAGGGAATTACGGGGAAAACAGCCCTATATCACACAAAGCAGATGATCGAATATGGAACTAAAATAGTGGCAGGCGTTACGCCAGGGAAGGAAGGCAGCACCATAGAAAACGTTCCAGTATTTGATACGGTGCAGAAAGCTGTACGTGAAACGGGCGCCAATGTGTCGGTGATATATGTACCAGCTAAATCTGCAGCAGACGCCATATTAGAGGCAGTAGACGCGGAACTAGAGATGGTAATCTGTATTACGGAACATATTCCTATTAAGGACATGATTTTTGTAAAAAAGCATTTGGAAGGGAAAAAAACTAGGCTCATCGGACCAAACTGTCCTGGCATCATTACTCCTGAAGAATGCAAGATTGGTATTATGCCAGGGTATATCCATAAAAAAGGGAGAATTGGTGTGGTTTCCAGATCTGGAACATTAACTTATGAAGCGGTCCATCAGTTAAGTGAAAGAGGGATCGGTCAATCCACAGCCGTAGGAATTGGTGGAGATCCTGTAAATGGAACGGATTTTATAGATGTATTAATGGAATTCAACGAGGATAGCGAAACGGATGCTGTAATTATGATCGGAGAAATCGGTGGAAACGCTGAAGAGAAAGCTGCATTATGGATTAAAGAAAATATGAAAAAACCAGTGGTCGGATTTATCAGCGGAAAAACAGCACCTGCTGGCAAGCGAATGGGACACGCCGGTGCTATCATCTCAGAGGGGAAGGGTACCGCCGATGAAAAAATAAGGGTTATGGAAAGCTGTGGGATACACATGGCTCAAAACCCTACAGATATTGGTGCAACAATGGTAAAGGTATTGAAAGATAATGATTTATGGTGTGCGGCTTATACTATTTAA